From the Caballeronia sp. NK8 genome, one window contains:
- a CDS encoding UDP-N-acetylmuramoyl-L-alanyl-D-glutamate--2,6-diaminopimelate ligase has protein sequence MSAQARQTKMQKDVSHAVQWLRARVQPEAHLHADTRSLKSGDAFLAYAVDGADNRPYLDAALAAGAAAALYQPENFAGKPDASKALAVKALNGLAGPIASAWYGEPTASMLTVGVTGTNGKTSCSQWIATALTALGRPCAIVGTLGIGMPGKLVHSGFTTPDAPQLQRNLAQLKTQGAEGVAMEVSSHALHQGRVNGVDFDIAIFTNLTQDHLDYHGTLDAYEAAKVRLFAWPSLKTAIVNRDDAAGQRLIESLRGKVRTIAYGVEMPASAAPRADAMLLATQVRATATGTAFHLSSDWGEADVEVGTLGTFNVSNLLSVLGVLLEVGVPFDAAITRIEKLESVNGRMERLGGRVQSDEPLVVIDYAHTPDALDKTLAALRPIAAARGGELVCMFGCGGDRDATKRPLMGEIAERLADQVVITSDNPRSEDPQAIIDQIAAGMNDAAKARRIEDRASAILQAIRSAAREDVVVLAGKGHEATQEIMGKKRAFSDQDHARLALAARATQQRGGGE, from the coding sequence ATGAGCGCGCAAGCCCGACAGACCAAGATGCAGAAGGACGTATCACATGCCGTTCAATGGCTGCGCGCGCGCGTGCAGCCCGAGGCGCACTTGCACGCCGACACGCGCTCGCTCAAAAGCGGCGATGCGTTCCTCGCCTATGCGGTCGATGGTGCGGATAACCGTCCGTATCTCGACGCCGCGCTGGCCGCCGGCGCGGCCGCAGCGTTGTATCAGCCGGAAAACTTCGCGGGCAAGCCGGACGCATCGAAGGCGCTCGCCGTGAAGGCGCTCAACGGACTCGCCGGTCCGATCGCGTCCGCGTGGTACGGCGAGCCGACCGCGTCGATGCTGACCGTCGGCGTGACGGGCACGAACGGCAAGACCTCGTGCAGCCAGTGGATCGCCACGGCGCTGACGGCGCTCGGCCGCCCTTGCGCGATCGTCGGCACGCTCGGTATCGGCATGCCGGGCAAGCTCGTGCATAGCGGCTTCACCACGCCCGACGCGCCGCAGCTTCAACGCAATCTCGCGCAACTGAAGACGCAGGGCGCGGAAGGCGTTGCGATGGAAGTGTCGTCGCACGCGCTGCATCAGGGGCGCGTGAACGGCGTCGATTTCGACATCGCGATCTTCACGAATCTCACGCAGGATCATCTCGACTACCACGGCACCTTGGACGCGTACGAAGCGGCGAAGGTGCGTCTGTTCGCGTGGCCGTCGCTCAAGACGGCGATCGTCAATCGCGACGATGCGGCCGGCCAGCGCCTGATCGAATCGCTGCGCGGCAAGGTACGCACGATTGCGTACGGCGTCGAAATGCCTGCCAGCGCCGCGCCGCGCGCCGACGCGATGCTGCTCGCGACGCAGGTCCGCGCGACGGCAACCGGCACCGCGTTTCATCTGTCGTCCGACTGGGGCGAAGCCGATGTCGAAGTCGGCACGCTCGGTACGTTCAACGTGAGCAACCTGCTTTCGGTGCTCGGCGTGCTGCTCGAAGTCGGCGTGCCGTTCGATGCCGCGATCACGCGCATCGAAAAGCTCGAATCGGTAAACGGCCGCATGGAGCGTCTCGGCGGACGTGTTCAGAGCGACGAGCCGCTCGTCGTGATCGACTACGCGCACACGCCCGACGCGCTCGATAAAACCCTCGCCGCGCTGCGCCCGATCGCGGCGGCGCGCGGCGGCGAGCTCGTCTGCATGTTCGGCTGCGGCGGCGACCGCGACGCGACCAAGCGTCCGCTGATGGGCGAAATCGCCGAACGTCTCGCGGATCAGGTCGTCATCACGAGCGACAATCCGCGCAGCGAAGACCCGCAAGCCATCATCGACCAGATCGCCGCCGGCATGAACGACGCAGCGAAAGCGCGCCGCATCGAGGACCGCGCGAGCGCAATCCTGCAGGCGATCCGCTCGGCCGCGCGCGAGGATGTCGTCGTGCTCGCGGGCAAGGGACACGAAGCCACGCAGGAAATCATGGGCAAGAAGCGCGCGTTCTCGGATCAGGATCACGCGCGCCTCGCGCTGGCCGCACGTGCCACACAACAGCGCGGAGGCGGCGAATGA
- a CDS encoding penicillin-binding protein 2, with amino-acid sequence MKKSAKQKDIAHVPNPLLAVRLPMWRSKFVVFLLFMAFVALAARAFWIQGPGNAFFKKQGESRYQRTLELPATRGQIRDRNGLVLATSLPVKAVWAIPEAVPNDLGAEKFAQLSKLLEMPEKELRAKLSMDKTFVYVKRQVPLEVAQKVAALDIPGIYSRGEYKRFYPEGEITAHLIGFTNIEDKGQEGVELGDQHVLAGTPGMRRVIKDRMGHIVEDVDEQVVPHNGADVELSIDSKIQYIAYTNLKAAVEKSKAKAGAAIVIDTKTGEVLALVNYPTYNPNDRSRMTGEQLRNRILTDTFEPGSIMKPFTVSLALDLHRVTPNTLVETGGGVFVLDGARITDDSGFGTLTVGGVIQKSSNIGATKIAMQLRPEEMWNMYTGLGLGQAPKVGFPGAVTGRLRPWKSWRRIEQATMSYGYGLSASLFQLARAYTAIAHDGEVLPVSIFRTPGDQPVVGQQIFSPTTARQVRAMLETVTAKGGTSPDAAVPGYRVGGKSGTAYKHGGHGYDKSKYRASFVGMAPMPNPRIVVAVSVDEPTVGSHFGGQVSGPVFSGIVGDTLRALNVPPDMPVKQMVVTDDSNSAAQPAAQQPANLNNANAAKKVAVSSNMKTHPGVVR; translated from the coding sequence ATGAAAAAGTCCGCGAAGCAGAAAGACATCGCTCACGTACCGAACCCGCTCCTCGCCGTTCGCCTGCCGATGTGGCGCTCGAAGTTCGTCGTGTTCCTGCTGTTCATGGCGTTCGTCGCGCTTGCCGCCCGTGCGTTCTGGATTCAGGGTCCGGGCAACGCGTTTTTCAAGAAGCAGGGCGAGAGCCGCTATCAGCGCACGCTCGAACTGCCGGCGACGCGCGGGCAGATCCGCGACCGCAACGGCCTCGTGCTCGCGACGAGCCTGCCGGTAAAGGCCGTCTGGGCGATCCCCGAAGCCGTGCCGAACGATCTCGGCGCGGAAAAGTTCGCGCAACTGTCGAAGTTGCTCGAAATGCCGGAAAAGGAGCTGCGCGCGAAGCTGTCGATGGACAAGACCTTCGTCTACGTGAAGCGCCAGGTGCCGCTCGAAGTCGCGCAGAAAGTCGCCGCGCTGGATATCCCCGGCATTTATTCGCGCGGCGAATACAAGCGCTTCTATCCGGAAGGCGAAATCACCGCGCATCTGATCGGCTTTACTAATATTGAAGACAAGGGACAGGAAGGCGTCGAACTCGGCGACCAGCACGTTCTCGCCGGCACGCCGGGCATGCGGCGCGTCATCAAGGACCGCATGGGCCATATCGTCGAGGACGTCGACGAACAGGTCGTGCCGCACAACGGCGCGGATGTCGAACTCTCGATCGACAGCAAGATTCAGTACATCGCGTACACGAACCTGAAAGCCGCCGTCGAGAAGTCGAAGGCAAAGGCAGGCGCGGCGATCGTGATCGACACGAAGACGGGCGAAGTGCTCGCGCTCGTCAACTATCCCACGTACAACCCGAACGACCGCTCGCGCATGACCGGCGAGCAGTTGCGCAACCGCATTCTCACGGACACGTTCGAGCCGGGCTCGATCATGAAGCCGTTCACCGTTTCGCTCGCGCTCGATCTGCATCGCGTGACGCCGAACACGCTCGTGGAAACGGGCGGCGGCGTGTTCGTGCTCGACGGCGCGCGCATCACGGACGATTCCGGTTTCGGCACGCTCACTGTCGGCGGCGTGATTCAGAAGTCGAGCAATATCGGCGCGACCAAAATTGCGATGCAATTGCGTCCTGAAGAAATGTGGAACATGTACACGGGTCTCGGGCTCGGTCAGGCGCCGAAAGTCGGTTTTCCGGGCGCGGTGACCGGGCGTCTGCGGCCGTGGAAAAGCTGGCGGCGCATCGAGCAGGCGACGATGTCCTACGGCTACGGCCTGTCCGCCTCGCTGTTTCAGCTCGCGCGCGCGTACACGGCGATCGCGCACGACGGCGAGGTCCTGCCGGTGTCGATTTTCCGGACGCCGGGCGATCAGCCGGTCGTCGGCCAGCAGATTTTTTCGCCGACCACCGCGCGTCAAGTGCGGGCGATGCTCGAAACCGTGACGGCGAAGGGCGGCACGTCGCCGGATGCGGCGGTGCCGGGCTATCGCGTCGGCGGCAAGTCGGGTACGGCTTACAAGCACGGCGGCCACGGCTACGACAAGTCGAAGTACCGCGCATCGTTCGTCGGCATGGCGCCGATGCCGAATCCGCGCATCGTCGTGGCGGTTTCGGTCGACGAACCGACGGTCGGCAGCCACTTCGGCGGCCAGGTGTCGGGGCCGGTGTTCTCGGGCATCGTCGGCGATACGCTGCGCGCGCTCAACGTGCCGCCCGACATGCCGGTCAAGCAGATGGTCGTCACGGACGATTCGAATTCCGCAGCACAACCGGCCGCGCAGCAGCCGGCGAACCTGAACAACGCGAACGCCGCGAAGAAAGTCGCGGTGTCGAGCAATATGAAGACGCACCCGGGAGTCGTGCGATGA
- the ftsL gene encoding cell division protein FtsL has protein sequence MNRLNIFLLIIVLGCALSVVSSTNQQREIFIDLQRAQSQERQLQQDYAQLQYQQSALSKTSRIEQLATNSLKMQPVTTGRTQYLTYDSATNKAADAPMPPPLPASAPPARGAKR, from the coding sequence ATGAACCGTCTCAATATCTTCCTGCTGATCATCGTGCTGGGCTGCGCGCTGTCGGTCGTCAGCTCCACCAATCAGCAGCGGGAGATTTTCATCGACCTGCAGCGGGCGCAATCGCAGGAGCGCCAGCTTCAGCAGGATTACGCGCAGTTGCAATACCAGCAGAGCGCGCTGTCGAAGACATCGCGCATTGAGCAGTTGGCCACCAACTCACTGAAGATGCAGCCCGTGACGACCGGCCGCACGCAATACCTCACCTACGACTCGGCGACCAACAAGGCCGCCGACGCACCCATGCCGCCGCCGCTGCCGGCGTCGGCGCCGCCTGCACGCGGAGCCAAGCGATGA
- the rsmH gene encoding 16S rRNA (cytosine(1402)-N(4))-methyltransferase RsmH has product MAKSSGNELQHRTVLLKEAVDGLITRTDGIYIDGTFGRGGHSRVILQRLGEAGQLIAFDKDPLAIATAQQIQDARFSIVHDSFAVLRDAAAERGVGRVSGVLLDLGVSSPQVDDPERGFSFRAQGPLDMRMDPTRGESAAEWLARATVQEITEVIRDYGEERFAFQIAKALVARRAESDRLGPLDSTGELAEIVGHVVKTREKGKDPATRTFQAIRIHVNQELAELQVVLESALALLEQGGRLVVISFHSLEDRIVKRFMQAHASAPAVDRRLPIRAVDLPSPPMRVVGRVFPSEAEVVDNPRARSAVMRIAERIVP; this is encoded by the coding sequence ATGGCGAAGTCGTCGGGAAATGAGCTGCAGCATCGCACGGTGCTGCTGAAGGAAGCGGTGGACGGACTGATCACCCGCACGGACGGCATCTATATAGATGGCACGTTCGGGCGCGGCGGTCATAGCCGGGTGATCTTGCAGCGGTTGGGAGAAGCGGGGCAGCTCATCGCCTTCGACAAGGATCCTCTCGCGATCGCCACGGCGCAACAGATTCAGGACGCGCGCTTTTCGATCGTGCACGACAGTTTCGCGGTGTTGCGCGATGCGGCGGCCGAGCGTGGGGTAGGGCGGGTGTCGGGCGTATTGCTCGACCTTGGCGTGTCGTCGCCGCAGGTGGACGACCCGGAGCGCGGCTTCAGCTTCCGCGCGCAAGGTCCGCTCGACATGAGGATGGACCCGACTCGCGGCGAGTCGGCAGCCGAGTGGCTCGCGCGAGCCACGGTGCAGGAAATTACGGAGGTCATCAGAGATTATGGGGAAGAACGGTTTGCTTTTCAGATTGCAAAGGCGCTTGTTGCTCGCCGGGCAGAGTCCGACCGTCTTGGGCCTCTCGACAGCACGGGCGAGCTTGCCGAAATCGTGGGTCACGTCGTCAAAACCCGTGAAAAGGGCAAGGACCCGGCAACTCGCACCTTTCAGGCTATACGGATTCACGTCAATCAAGAGCTTGCGGAGCTGCAGGTAGTACTCGAATCGGCACTGGCATTGTTGGAGCAAGGGGGGCGGCTGGTCGTGATCAGCTTTCATTCACTCGAAGACCGGATCGTCAAGCGGTTCATGCAGGCGCACGCGAGCGCGCCGGCGGTGGATCGTCGCTTGCCGATCCGCGCGGTCGATCTTCCCAGCCCGCCGATGCGGGTGGTCGGCCGCGTGTTTCCGAGCGAAGCTGAAGTCGTCGATAACCCGCGCGCTCGTTCCGCGGTGATGCGTATCGCTGAGCGGATCGTGCCATGA
- the mraZ gene encoding division/cell wall cluster transcriptional repressor MraZ has product MFQGASALTLDAKGRMSIPSRYRDALQGQAEGRVTLTKSPDGCLLLFPRPEWEVFRAKVAALPMEAMWWRRIFLGNAMDVELDGNGRVLVSPELRSAASLEKDVTLLGMGAHFELWDSQTYAANEAAAMAQGMPDALKNFTF; this is encoded by the coding sequence GTGTTCCAGGGGGCGTCGGCGCTGACGCTCGATGCGAAAGGACGGATGTCCATTCCGTCGCGCTATCGGGATGCGCTGCAAGGGCAGGCAGAAGGTCGGGTGACGCTCACAAAGAGCCCGGATGGATGCCTGTTGCTCTTTCCTCGTCCGGAGTGGGAAGTCTTTCGCGCGAAGGTCGCCGCGCTTCCGATGGAAGCCATGTGGTGGCGGCGCATCTTTCTCGGTAATGCAATGGATGTCGAACTCGACGGCAACGGGCGCGTGCTGGTCTCGCCCGAATTGCGCTCGGCCGCGTCGCTGGAAAAAGACGTGACGCTGCTCGGCATGGGCGCGCACTTCGAGTTGTGGGATTCGCAGACTTACGCGGCGAACGAAGCCGCGGCGATGGCGCAGGGCATGCCCGACGCGCTGAAGAACTTCACTTTCTGA
- the coq7 gene encoding 2-polyprenyl-3-methyl-6-methoxy-1,4-benzoquinone monooxygenase, which yields MTLDEVISEFDRGLRSMTGVSRMSRPIPESANAQEDILSEESQLTEKERAHSAGLMRVNHVGEVCAQALYQAQKLATQSPELKANFEQAAREEEDHLAWTSKRLQDLESRPSLLNPLWYAGALAIGFVAGRFGDRASLGFMAETERQVEHHLDGHMKILPANDHASRAIVEQMRLDESAHAAAAIGAGGSEVPFPVRALMRAASKVMTRTAYYI from the coding sequence ATGACGCTCGATGAAGTCATCAGCGAGTTCGATCGAGGATTGCGGTCCATGACCGGCGTGAGCCGCATGTCGCGCCCCATTCCAGAGTCGGCCAACGCGCAAGAAGATATCCTCTCCGAAGAATCGCAACTGACCGAGAAAGAGCGCGCCCATTCGGCGGGCCTGATGCGCGTGAACCACGTCGGCGAGGTTTGCGCACAGGCGCTTTATCAGGCGCAGAAGCTCGCGACGCAATCGCCCGAGCTCAAGGCGAACTTCGAGCAGGCGGCTCGCGAAGAAGAAGACCATCTCGCGTGGACGTCGAAACGGCTGCAGGATCTGGAATCGCGGCCGAGCTTGCTGAATCCGCTCTGGTACGCGGGCGCGCTCGCGATCGGTTTTGTGGCGGGGCGCTTCGGCGATCGCGCGAGCCTCGGCTTCATGGCCGAAACCGAGCGCCAGGTCGAGCATCACCTCGACGGTCACATGAAGATCTTGCCCGCGAACGATCACGCATCACGCGCGATCGTCGAGCAGATGCGTCTCGACGAAAGCGCGCATGCCGCTGCCGCAATCGGCGCGGGCGGCAGCGAAGTGCCTTTCCCGGTCCGCGCGCTGATGCGCGCTGCATCGAAAGTCATGACCCGCACGGCGTATTACATATAG
- a CDS encoding porin produces the protein MKKSLLALAALGTFAGAAHAQSSVTLYGIIDAGFAYNNNSNGQKLYAMNSGNLQGSRWGLRGTEDLGGGLKAIFVLENGFNVFNGRLGQGGAEFGRQAYVGLSTAQFGTVTLGRQYDSVVDYTGAFEVGSQWASYFGAHPGDLDNMNNSNRVNNAVKFTSANYAGFTFGGLYSLGGNAGQFNRNQIWSVGLGYSQGPLQLGAGYLNVKDPNYSFFGNTPSSSTTGSNMAGSRVYSGYASAKTQQVISAGGAYTFGAATVGATYSNTQFKDLGSEPGTGLTPTGGFTGGTGKFHNAEINFKYQLTPALLLGVAYDYTKGYGLGDAKYHQAMLGADYFLSKRTDVYIDGVYQHATGTDSTNRSAVANINGLSPSSTSNQVAAVVGIRHKF, from the coding sequence ATGAAAAAGTCGCTTCTCGCTCTTGCCGCATTGGGCACTTTCGCAGGCGCCGCACATGCGCAGAGCAGCGTGACGCTGTACGGCATCATCGATGCAGGCTTCGCGTACAACAACAACAGTAACGGCCAGAAGCTGTATGCAATGAACAGCGGCAACCTGCAGGGCAGCCGTTGGGGCCTGCGCGGCACGGAAGACCTGGGTGGCGGTCTGAAGGCCATCTTCGTGTTGGAAAACGGCTTCAACGTGTTCAACGGCCGTCTGGGCCAAGGCGGCGCTGAGTTTGGCCGTCAGGCATATGTCGGTCTGTCGACGGCGCAATTCGGCACGGTCACCCTGGGTCGCCAGTACGACTCCGTGGTTGACTACACCGGCGCATTCGAAGTCGGTAGCCAGTGGGCATCGTACTTCGGCGCGCACCCGGGCGACCTCGACAACATGAACAACTCGAATCGCGTGAACAACGCGGTCAAGTTCACGAGCGCCAACTACGCGGGCTTCACCTTCGGCGGCCTGTATAGCCTCGGCGGCAACGCTGGCCAGTTCAACCGCAACCAGATCTGGTCGGTTGGTCTCGGCTACTCGCAAGGTCCCCTGCAATTGGGCGCGGGCTACTTGAACGTCAAGGATCCGAACTACTCGTTCTTCGGCAACACGCCGTCGTCGAGCACGACGGGTTCGAACATGGCCGGCAGCCGCGTGTACTCGGGCTACGCTTCGGCGAAGACGCAACAAGTGATCTCGGCTGGCGGTGCATACACGTTCGGCGCGGCAACGGTCGGCGCAACGTATAGCAACACGCAGTTCAAGGATCTGGGTTCGGAGCCGGGCACCGGCCTGACCCCGACGGGCGGCTTCACGGGCGGCACGGGCAAGTTCCACAATGCCGAAATCAACTTCAAGTATCAGCTGACCCCGGCGCTGCTGCTGGGCGTGGCGTACGACTACACGAAGGGTTACGGTCTGGGCGACGCCAAGTACCATCAAGCGATGCTCGGCGCGGACTACTTCCTGTCGAAGCGCACGGACGTGTACATCGACGGCGTGTACCAGCATGCGACCGGCACGGACTCGACGAACCGTTCGGCTGTTGCGAACATCAACGGCCTGTCGCCGTCGTCGACGTCGAACCAGGTTGCTGCTGTTGTCGGCATCCGTCACAAGTTCTAA
- a CDS encoding long-chain fatty acid--CoA ligase: protein MEKPWLKSYPAGVPAEIDASAYRSVSELLVDSFRANRDRRAFVCMGQSITYAELDAMSRKLAAWFQKRGMQPGARVALMMPNVLQYPVAIAAVLRAGYIVVNVNPLYTPRELEHQLKDCAAEAIVILENFAGTLQAVVKNTAIKHVVVASMGDLMGLKGLLVNFVVRRVKKMVPEWNLPGRIRFNDALDEGARGTLQPVTQSPDDVAFLQYTGGTTGIAKGATLTHRNLIANTLQSEVWLDPARKRRPDIDQFVCVVALPLYHIFALTVCGMLTIRTGGLGVLIPNPRDIAGTIKELKGVPINTFPAVNTLYNALLNHPDFNKLDFSKLIAANGGGMAVQEAVAKRWFAATGVPIIEGYGLSETSPCVTCNPVTATEYTGTIGLPLPSTEVSIRDDDNNEVPLGQPGEICIRGPQVMAGYWNRPDETAKVMTADGFFRSGDVGVLDDRGYVKIVDRKKDMILVSGFNVYPNEIEDVVAMLPGVFEVAAVGVKDQTSGEAVKLFIVRKDLSLTEADVMAYCKERLTGYKRPRTIEFRNDLPKSNVGKILRRELRDGRA, encoded by the coding sequence ATGGAAAAACCCTGGCTGAAGTCTTACCCGGCCGGCGTGCCTGCGGAAATCGACGCATCCGCGTATCGGTCCGTTTCCGAGCTGCTCGTGGACAGTTTCCGCGCGAACCGCGACCGCCGCGCGTTCGTCTGCATGGGCCAATCGATCACCTATGCCGAACTCGACGCGATGTCGAGAAAGCTGGCCGCGTGGTTCCAGAAGCGGGGCATGCAGCCCGGCGCGCGCGTCGCGCTGATGATGCCCAACGTTCTGCAGTATCCGGTTGCGATCGCGGCCGTGCTGCGCGCCGGTTACATCGTCGTCAACGTCAATCCGCTTTATACGCCGCGCGAGCTCGAGCACCAGCTCAAGGACTGCGCGGCGGAAGCGATCGTCATCCTGGAAAACTTCGCGGGCACGCTGCAGGCTGTCGTCAAGAATACGGCCATCAAGCATGTGGTCGTCGCGTCGATGGGCGATCTGATGGGCCTGAAGGGCCTGTTGGTCAATTTCGTGGTCCGGCGCGTGAAGAAGATGGTGCCGGAGTGGAACCTGCCCGGCAGGATCCGCTTCAACGACGCGCTCGATGAAGGCGCGCGCGGCACGCTCCAGCCCGTCACCCAAAGCCCCGACGATGTCGCGTTCCTGCAGTACACCGGCGGCACGACGGGCATCGCCAAGGGCGCGACGCTCACGCATCGCAATCTGATCGCGAACACGTTGCAGTCCGAAGTCTGGCTCGATCCGGCTCGCAAGCGCCGCCCGGATATCGACCAGTTCGTTTGCGTGGTCGCGCTGCCGCTGTATCACATCTTCGCGCTGACGGTGTGCGGGATGCTGACGATCCGGACCGGCGGCCTGGGCGTGCTGATTCCGAATCCCCGCGATATCGCCGGGACGATCAAGGAACTGAAGGGCGTGCCCATCAACACGTTCCCGGCGGTCAACACGCTCTATAACGCGCTATTGAATCATCCCGATTTCAACAAGCTCGACTTCTCCAAGCTCATTGCAGCGAACGGCGGCGGAATGGCGGTCCAGGAAGCCGTGGCGAAACGCTGGTTCGCGGCGACCGGCGTGCCGATCATCGAAGGCTACGGTCTGTCCGAAACCTCACCGTGCGTCACCTGCAACCCGGTGACTGCGACCGAATACACCGGCACGATCGGCTTGCCGCTGCCGTCGACCGAAGTCTCCATCCGCGATGACGACAACAACGAAGTGCCGCTCGGCCAGCCCGGCGAAATCTGCATTCGCGGTCCGCAGGTGATGGCAGGCTACTGGAACCGCCCGGATGAAACGGCGAAAGTGATGACCGCCGACGGCTTTTTCCGCTCGGGCGACGTCGGCGTGCTGGATGATCGCGGTTACGTGAAGATCGTCGATCGAAAGAAGGACATGATTCTCGTGTCGGGCTTCAACGTGTATCCGAACGAGATCGAGGATGTCGTCGCGATGTTGCCGGGCGTCTTCGAAGTCGCGGCGGTCGGCGTGAAGGATCAGACGTCGGGCGAAGCCGTGAAGCTCTTCATCGTGCGCAAGGATCTGAGCCTGACCGAAGCCGACGTCATGGCGTACTGCAAGGAACGGCTCACCGGCTATAAGCGTCCGCGCACGATCGAGTTTCGCAACGATCTGCCGAAGAGCAATGTCGGAAAGATTCTGCGGCGCGAATTGCGCGACGGGCGCGCGTAG
- a CDS encoding molybdopterin-dependent oxidoreductase translates to MNAPAEFARAVCPHDCPDTCAMRVTVKDGKAVKISGDPDHPPTQGVLCTKVTRYAERTHHKDRLLTPLRRVGKKGEGRFEPIGWDAALQLAAERLGPIARRAPEAIVPYSYAGTMGLVQGESIAARFFNVLGASRLERTICAAAGAAGLRYTYGASIGMHAEYYEESELILIWGANPIASSLHFWTRAQEAKRRGAKLIAIDPYKSLTAEKCHQHIALRPGTDAALALGMIDVLIRENFIDHDYVSAHTVGFDELAARAAQYPPSRVAQICGIDENVIVELARAFGSTKKAAIRLNYGMQRVRGGGNAVRAIASLPSLTGAWRERAGGLLLSSSGWAPIDGSALERPDLLPDWPSKMPRAINMNAIGDALLHQGDETFGPKIEALIVYNSNPVAVAPDSAKVEAGFAREDLFTIVLEHFQTDTADYADLIFPATTQLEHLDVHKSYGHTHVMANLPAIQPVGEARPNTEIFRGLARAMGLDEPALFETDEQLASKAFRWDDRTLDGQSWDTLKASGWLELDIDEAPLAEGAFRTPSGKCEFYSERLKSEGLDPLPDYLPPYESADGSPELAARYPLAMISPPARNFLNSSFVNIESLRAAEREPHLDIHPSDAKSRGIADGVLVRIFNDRGSMQARARVTERAREGVVVGLSIWWKKLSPDGCNANQVTSQALTDLGRSATFYDCLVEVEPMH, encoded by the coding sequence ATGAACGCTCCAGCCGAGTTTGCCCGAGCCGTATGCCCGCACGATTGCCCCGATACTTGCGCGATGCGCGTCACCGTAAAGGACGGCAAAGCGGTGAAAATCAGCGGCGACCCTGATCATCCGCCGACACAGGGCGTGCTGTGCACGAAGGTCACCCGATACGCCGAGCGCACGCATCACAAGGATCGACTGCTGACGCCGTTGCGCCGCGTCGGCAAGAAGGGCGAGGGTCGATTCGAGCCGATCGGCTGGGACGCAGCGTTACAGCTCGCCGCCGAACGCCTCGGTCCGATTGCTCGGCGCGCGCCCGAAGCCATCGTCCCGTATAGCTATGCGGGCACGATGGGTCTGGTGCAAGGCGAAAGCATCGCCGCGCGGTTTTTCAACGTACTCGGAGCATCGCGACTGGAGCGCACCATTTGCGCCGCGGCGGGCGCGGCCGGATTGCGCTACACCTATGGCGCGAGCATCGGCATGCACGCGGAGTATTACGAAGAGAGCGAACTGATTTTGATCTGGGGCGCGAACCCGATCGCCTCCAGCCTGCATTTCTGGACCCGCGCGCAGGAAGCCAAGCGACGCGGCGCGAAGCTCATCGCGATCGATCCCTACAAGTCGCTCACGGCGGAAAAATGCCATCAGCATATCGCGCTGCGACCGGGCACGGATGCGGCGCTGGCGCTCGGCATGATCGACGTTCTCATCCGCGAGAATTTCATCGATCACGATTACGTGAGCGCGCATACCGTAGGCTTCGACGAGCTCGCGGCGCGCGCCGCGCAGTATCCGCCGTCGCGCGTGGCGCAAATCTGCGGCATCGATGAGAACGTGATCGTCGAACTTGCGCGTGCGTTCGGATCGACGAAGAAGGCCGCAATCCGTCTCAACTACGGCATGCAGCGCGTGCGCGGCGGCGGCAACGCGGTCCGGGCGATCGCCTCGCTACCGTCACTGACAGGGGCGTGGCGCGAACGCGCAGGCGGCTTGCTGCTGTCGTCGTCCGGATGGGCGCCGATCGACGGCAGCGCGCTCGAGCGTCCCGACTTGCTGCCCGACTGGCCGTCGAAGATGCCGCGCGCGATCAACATGAACGCGATCGGCGACGCGCTGCTGCATCAGGGCGACGAAACCTTCGGGCCGAAAATCGAAGCTTTGATCGTCTACAACTCGAACCCGGTCGCGGTCGCGCCCGATTCGGCGAAGGTCGAGGCGGGTTTCGCGCGCGAGGACCTGTTCACGATCGTGCTGGAACATTTCCAGACCGATACCGCCGACTACGCCGACCTGATTTTCCCCGCGACCACGCAGCTCGAACATCTCGATGTCCACAAGTCCTACGGACACACGCACGTGATGGCGAACCTGCCGGCGATTCAACCTGTCGGTGAGGCGCGCCCGAACACGGAAATCTTCCGCGGCCTCGCGCGCGCCATGGGCCTCGACGAACCGGCGCTTTTCGAAACCGACGAGCAGCTTGCATCGAAGGCATTTCGCTGGGACGATCGCACGCTGGACGGCCAGAGCTGGGACACGTTGAAAGCGTCGGGCTGGCTGGAGCTCGATATTGACGAGGCGCCGCTTGCAGAGGGCGCGTTCCGGACGCCGTCGGGCAAGTGCGAGTTCTACAGCGAGCGTCTGAAAAGCGAAGGCCTCGATCCGCTGCCGGACTACCTGCCGCCGTACGAATCCGCGGATGGCTCGCCGGAACTGGCTGCACGTTATCCGCTCGCGATGATCTCTCCGCCCGCGCGCAACTTTCTGAACAGCAGTTTCGTGAACATCGAAAGCCTGCGCGCGGCGGAGCGCGAGCCGCATCTGGACATTCATCCTTCCGACGCGAAATCGCGCGGCATCGCCGACGGCGTGCTGGTGCGAATCTTCAACGATCGCGGTTCGATGCAAGCCCGCGCGCGCGTGACGGAGCGCGCACGTGAGGGCGTCGTCGTCGGTTTGTCGATCTGGTGGAAGAAGCTGTCGCCGGATGGCTGCAACGCCAATCAGGTGACGAGCCAGGCATTGACCGATCTCGGACGATCGGCGACGTTTTACGATTGCCTCGTCGAAGTGGAGCCGATGCATTGA